The window CCAGCCAACGAAGGGTGATTTAAGTAGTAACAAGTATGTAAACCCTCGAATAATATCGGATATGTATTTTGTTGCAAGTTATAAAGCAGTTCTTTATTTCTTCTACTATATATTATATAAGGTGTAAACGAAAGTTGAGAAGCAAAACCTGTCTTTCTTTTGTAGTAAAATACCTGATAACAATATTTTTCTAACTCTTCAGCTTCTTCCCTACCATAATGAAATGTATGTAAAATTACTCTGACATTATTTTTATATAGTGCTTTGAGCTTATAAAACACATCTATCACTCCTCCATAGTCGGGAGGATATGGTACATTAAAAGCCACAATATTCATAAAAATCTCGTTCATCAACTGCGAAATTAGTCTATTTTTAAGTAATTCCCTTAAAAAAACGCCATAAATCGATATTTTTTCTTCTGAATATTTTCTTAGTTATTCAGAAACATTATCTTTGTACGGATTTTAAAAATAAAAAGACATGAAAACTTTAGTAGAAAACTTAAACGAACAATTTGCGAGCTTCGCAAAAGATGCAGCTGACAACGTAGAAAAAGGAAACAAAGCTGCTGGTACAAGAGCAAGAAAAACTTCTTTAGGCATTGAAAAATTACTAAAAGAATTTCGTAAAAAATCAATCGAAGCTTCTAAATAATTAAGAATCTTCTTGGTACCGCAAAAAACGGAGGCTTCTGAAATAAAGTCTCCGTTTCGTATTTTAAATCTCTATTAAGCAATATTAAACAAGAAGCTTTAAACTAATTATTAACTTTACAGTCATATTACAAAGAAAGTATTATTGTTTAACTAACTAACATTAAAAGTTATGAAAGTAAAAGTATTATCAGTATTATTTATCTCCCTGCTATCTTTATCGGGTTTGGGATCAGAAGCGAAGGCTCAAGTTTATGTATCTGTATATGCTAATATACCATTGGCTCCAAATATTAATTTAACAATAGGAAGTTCTATACCAGCTCCAGCACCTAACTATGTTTGGATAGATGGCTATTGGGCTTGGGACGGTCATTTTCACGAATATGTTTGGGTACAAGGATATTGGGCAATAGCTCCTTATGCAAATGCGTATTGGATTCCTGGTTATTGGGAGTATTACAGAAATGGTTACAGATGGGTGAATGCTTGTTGGGCTCCTCACAATCATCATATTAATTATGGTTATTGCAATGGCAGATACGACTATTTCGGACGTCCTGTTTACTATCATAAACCTAATCACAGTCATAGTCACGGGTATGTGTATTCTTACGATCATAATCCTCAACACAGAGGAAAACACTACAACAGTTCGTCGTACTTCAACTCTGCCCCTGCAAAAGAAAGAGAAAAAATTAACAGCAGAGCAAATATAAGACAAGCTACTACTTCGCGAAGTAAACAAGAAGCTTCGCAAGTAAGACAAGTTAAATCAGATGATCGAGTTTCTTCTTCAAACGTAAGAAATTCGAGTTCAAGCAACAGTAGAAATAGCTCTAACTCAAACGAAGTAAGATCATCTTCTAACTCGTCAAACAACAACAGCAGTAGAAATTCGAGTAATGTAAACTCTAACTCTTCGAGTAATAGAAGTTCGAGTAACGTAAGCTCTGGGTCGTCAAATAGTAGAAGCTCAAGCAATGTAAGTTCTGGAAACTCAAGCAATAACTCAAGACAAAACACTCAAGTTAGATCATCAAGTAGCAGCAATTCTTCGAGAGGAAGCGCAAGCGGAAGCAGCTCAAGAAGCAGCAATAGTTCTTCTTCTTCAAGAAGCAGTAGCTCTGGAAGCAATTCAAGAACAAGATAAAAACAATTAAGAAACTGTTTAAATTTTAGTTATTCTAATTTTTAGA of the Dysgonomonadaceae bacterium PH5-43 genome contains:
- a CDS encoding hypothetical protein (product_source=Hypo-rule applied; pfam=PF07432), encoding MKTLVENLNEQFASFAKDAADNVEKGNKAAGTRARKTSLGIEKLLKEFRKKSIEASK
- a CDS encoding hypothetical protein (product_source=Hypo-rule applied; cleavage_site_network=SignalP-noTM; pfam=PF12779; superfamily=50122) produces the protein MKVKVLSVLFISLLSLSGLGSEAKAQVYVSVYANIPLAPNINLTIGSSIPAPAPNYVWIDGYWAWDGHFHEYVWVQGYWAIAPYANAYWIPGYWEYYRNGYRWVNACWAPHNHHINYGYCNGRYDYFGRPVYYHKPNHSHSHGYVYSYDHNPQHRGKHYNSSSYFNSAPAKEREKINSRANIRQATTSRSKQEASQVRQVKSDDRVSSSNVRNSSSSNSRNSSNSNEVRSSSNSSNNNSSRNSSNVNSNSSSNRSSSNVSSGSSNSRSSSNVSSGNSSNNSRQNTQVRSSSSSNSSRGSASGSSSRSSNSSSSSRSSSSGSNSRTR